The following coding sequences lie in one Candidatus Diapherotrites archaeon genomic window:
- a CDS encoding DUF2207 domain-containing protein yields MSNIQVLEGSQPLKFELIDFGSNTRIKWYYTASDEQKIFTLKYNLSKAVTAYSDVAELNWKVWGDNWAVPLNELYGWIELPSDVNNPKDVYTWGHPAVNGRIGLIEGNKILFQTFNVPANQWVEIRVAFPVSLLSSTENAIARNRAGLQGIIEEEKNYQAASKLNLIPKDFELLLVLFLSIQMAFFGFVWHYFGREPKIEYEAYYEREVPYDYSPAVVSVLMHPLTKTPQLNQIVGEILNLCLKGKLRLEQIKKSGFLDKGEYKIHIINSSAENLPESERLLLNLILDAAKGRFEGLILKKFKEDKTPKELLLSELESYLRNKPSRAQSFAEDWKKSVKEEAEKLGFFSKKNGIIHYIAGSIIILIISFIVSPVITIAVLIGAVLLQLIFPESLPNRTKEGALHYAKWMNLKKFLEDFSKLKEMPPTALPLWEKYLVYSIPLGVAKKVQDAMDYVFKDYRGAYNSSIFVGSYTAFSVSGFGSAVSGFSSAFASAATAGSGGFGGGGGGGGGGGGGGAG; encoded by the coding sequence TTGAGCAATATCCAGGTGCTTGAAGGCTCTCAGCCACTAAAATTTGAGTTAATTGACTTTGGCAGCAACACAAGAATTAAATGGTATTACACTGCTTCAGACGAGCAAAAGATTTTCACTTTAAAATACAATTTAAGCAAGGCTGTTACAGCTTACTCTGATGTAGCTGAATTGAACTGGAAGGTGTGGGGCGATAACTGGGCTGTCCCATTGAATGAATTGTACGGCTGGATTGAGCTTCCTTCCGATGTAAATAATCCAAAGGATGTTTACACCTGGGGGCATCCTGCAGTGAACGGGAGGATTGGCTTGATTGAAGGAAACAAGATCCTGTTCCAGACATTCAATGTTCCTGCAAACCAGTGGGTTGAAATCAGGGTTGCATTTCCCGTTTCCCTGCTTTCCTCCACAGAGAACGCAATTGCCCGCAATAGAGCCGGACTGCAGGGGATAATTGAAGAGGAGAAGAATTATCAGGCTGCTTCAAAATTAAATTTGATTCCTAAAGACTTTGAATTGCTTTTAGTGCTTTTCTTGTCGATTCAAATGGCCTTTTTCGGTTTTGTCTGGCATTACTTCGGCAGGGAACCAAAAATTGAATATGAAGCATATTATGAAAGGGAAGTGCCTTACGATTACAGCCCTGCAGTAGTAAGCGTTTTAATGCACCCATTAACAAAGACGCCTCAATTGAACCAGATAGTTGGGGAGATATTAAATTTATGCTTGAAAGGGAAATTAAGGCTTGAACAAATAAAAAAGTCAGGTTTCCTTGATAAGGGAGAATACAAAATTCATATAATTAATTCTTCAGCAGAAAACCTGCCTGAAAGCGAAAGGCTTCTCCTCAATTTGATTTTAGATGCAGCAAAAGGAAGATTTGAAGGATTAATCCTAAAAAAATTCAAGGAAGACAAAACGCCAAAGGAATTGCTTTTATCAGAGCTTGAAAGCTATTTAAGGAACAAGCCTTCCAGAGCCCAATCTTTTGCAGAAGACTGGAAGAAAAGCGTAAAAGAAGAAGCTGAAAAACTTGGTTTCTTTTCAAAAAAGAACGGAATAATTCATTACATTGCTGGCTCAATAATTATATTAATAATTTCCTTTATTGTTTCTCCTGTAATAACAATTGCAGTATTAATTGGTGCAGTGCTTCTCCAGTTAATTTTTCCTGAATCTCTCCCCAACAGGACAAAAGAAGGTGCATTGCATTACGCTAAATGGATGAACTTGAAGAAGTTCTTGGAGGACTTCAGCAAACTCAAAGAAATGCCTCCGACTGCGCTGCCTTTATGGGAGAAGTATTTGGTTTACTCAATTCCTTTAGGGGTGGCAAAAAAGGTGCAGGACGCAATGGATTACGTGTTCAAGGATTACAGAGGCGCATATAATTCCTCAATCTTTGTTGGTTCATATACGGCCTTCTCTGTCTCAGGCTTTGGCTCTGCTGTTTCAGGCTTCTCTTCTGCTTTTGCTTCTGCTGCAACCGCTGGGAGCGGAGGCTTTGGCGGCGGAGGCGGCGGAGGAGGGGGAGGCGGCGGAGGCGGAGCAGGCTGA